The following are from one region of the Biomphalaria glabrata chromosome 12, xgBioGlab47.1, whole genome shotgun sequence genome:
- the LOC129921903 gene encoding uncharacterized protein LOC129921903 isoform X2 translates to MMNCTLAWHGCGTKTKHEMLCHHIIFFFTTTTATACHVDMLCNLLLDCRSHQWMDKASTERVPQVKKLMSLLKWKKIVKIKRGNTVETYDPELSKRRKSEDHYLASRKQNGEANGSSKMYAERDYKEKSKQQSHSSKSKEQFNETDGSPKLKMKEKRDKSCSKKQKK, encoded by the exons ATGATGAATTGCACACTGGCCTGGCATGGTTGTGGcactaaaacaaaacatgagaTGCTTTGCCACCACATCATCTTCTTCTTTACCACCACAACAGCCACTGCATGTCATGTTGACATGTTGTGCAACTTACTTCTTGATTGTAGGAGTCACCAGTGGATGGACAAAGCAAGCACAGAAAG AGTCCCACAAGTCAAGAAGCTGATGAGTCTTTTGAAATGGAAAAAGATCGTAAAGATAAAAAGAgg GAACACTGTTGAAACCTATGACCCAGAACTttccaaaagaagaaaaagtgaGGATCATTATCTAGCTTCAC GCAAACAAAATGGGGAAGCCAATGGATCCTCCAAAATGTATGCAGAGAGAGATTATAAAGAGAAATCTAAACAACAGAGTCACTCCTCTAAGAGCAAG GAACAGTTTAATGAAACAGATGGATCTCCAAAACTGAAgatgaaagaaaagagagacaaat CATGTtccaaaaaacagaaaaaataa
- the LOC129921903 gene encoding uncharacterized protein LOC129921903 isoform X1, with protein sequence MMNCTLAWHGCGTKTKHEMLCHHIIFFFTTTTATACHVDMLCNLLLDCRSHQWMDKASTERVPQVKKLMSLLKWKKIVKIKRGNTVETYDPELSKRRKSEDHYLASRKQNGEANGSSKMYAERDYKEKSKQQSHSSKSKEQFNETDGSPKLKMKEKRDKSYP encoded by the exons ATGATGAATTGCACACTGGCCTGGCATGGTTGTGGcactaaaacaaaacatgagaTGCTTTGCCACCACATCATCTTCTTCTTTACCACCACAACAGCCACTGCATGTCATGTTGACATGTTGTGCAACTTACTTCTTGATTGTAGGAGTCACCAGTGGATGGACAAAGCAAGCACAGAAAG AGTCCCACAAGTCAAGAAGCTGATGAGTCTTTTGAAATGGAAAAAGATCGTAAAGATAAAAAGAgg GAACACTGTTGAAACCTATGACCCAGAACTttccaaaagaagaaaaagtgaGGATCATTATCTAGCTTCAC GCAAACAAAATGGGGAAGCCAATGGATCCTCCAAAATGTATGCAGAGAGAGATTATAAAGAGAAATCTAAACAACAGAGTCACTCCTCTAAGAGCAAG GAACAGTTTAATGAAACAGATGGATCTCCAAAACTGAAgatgaaagaaaagagagacaaatCATATCCTTGA